Proteins from a single region of Verrucosispora sp. NA02020:
- a CDS encoding SDR family NAD(P)-dependent oxidoreductase produces the protein MSTRDRTEPTVTVITGAAGGIGAAVARRLARDGHHLALVDRSGPALEALAAELRDADHPVLTLDADVRDPAATERAAAAVEDRFGGFDTLVTCAGIGRIDPIDQTTDEIWADTLATNLTGTFWWCRAAVPRLRRRGGGVIVPVSSTTALVGLPGRSAYAAAKAGVLGLARTLAVECAADGIRVVPVCPGATRTDLVRQGYARAADPAAAERAHAALQPIGRLSEPEEIAETIAFVCSSRAATITGATLVVDGGYTAGGPSWNT, from the coding sequence ATGAGCACACGAGACCGGACGGAACCCACCGTCACCGTGATCACCGGTGCGGCCGGCGGCATCGGTGCCGCCGTCGCCCGCCGGCTGGCCCGCGACGGCCACCACCTCGCCCTGGTCGACCGCTCCGGTCCGGCCCTGGAGGCACTCGCCGCCGAGTTGCGGGACGCCGACCATCCGGTGCTCACCCTCGACGCCGACGTCCGCGACCCGGCCGCCACCGAGCGGGCGGCGGCAGCCGTCGAGGACCGCTTCGGCGGCTTCGACACCCTGGTCACCTGCGCCGGCATCGGTCGGATCGACCCGATCGACCAGACCACCGACGAGATCTGGGCCGACACCCTGGCGACCAACCTCACCGGAACCTTCTGGTGGTGCCGGGCCGCCGTACCCCGACTGCGTCGCCGGGGCGGCGGGGTGATCGTGCCGGTCTCCTCCACCACCGCGCTGGTCGGGCTTCCCGGCCGGAGCGCGTACGCGGCGGCCAAGGCCGGGGTGCTCGGACTGGCCCGCACCCTCGCCGTGGAGTGCGCCGCCGACGGCATCCGGGTCGTCCCGGTCTGCCCCGGCGCCACCCGCACCGACCTGGTCCGCCAGGGGTACGCCCGAGCCGCCGACCCGGCCGCCGCCGAACGGGCGCACGCCGCCCTCCAGCCGATCGGGCGTCTCTCCGAACCGGAGGAGATCGCCGAGACCATCGCCTTCGTCTGCTCGTCCCGGGCGGCGACCATCACCGGCGCGACGCTCGTCGTCGACGGCGGATACACCGCGGGAGGACCCTCTTGGAACACGTGA
- a CDS encoding ABC transporter permease, with protein sequence MVQSTPTAPDRAAAPARRQRMRRAAPRYLLVLPALVPLTVIFLGSLAQLAELGLRPYSAGRIGTGVTLDNVRRFADDPYTWRVLGDTVTLGVVCAVLAVALAYPMALALHRMRSAALRAVAVFLIFSPLLTSVVVRAYGWNVLLGDGGVVNRFLVDIGLIEAPLRMMYGFPAVVIAMVHVLLPFAVFPLLGVVAQVPASAVAAAHDLGANRHQVFWRVTFPLTRYGVVLSLQLCFALTISAFATPALLGGGRVQVLSGLVYTNVGAVDWPMAAVQSYALLFIALALVGVVSLAARLTGRRRG encoded by the coding sequence ATGGTCCAGTCCACCCCGACCGCGCCGGACCGGGCCGCCGCACCGGCCAGGAGGCAGCGGATGCGCCGCGCCGCACCCCGCTACCTCCTGGTCCTGCCCGCTCTCGTCCCGCTCACCGTCATCTTCCTGGGCAGCCTTGCCCAGCTCGCCGAACTCGGCCTGCGTCCGTACTCCGCCGGGCGCATCGGCACCGGGGTCACCCTGGACAACGTCCGCCGGTTCGCCGACGACCCGTACACCTGGCGGGTCCTGGGTGACACGGTCACCCTCGGCGTGGTCTGCGCGGTGCTGGCGGTGGCGCTCGCCTATCCGATGGCGTTGGCACTGCACCGGATGCGCAGCGCGGCACTGCGTGCCGTCGCCGTCTTCCTCATCTTCTCGCCGCTGCTGACCAGCGTGGTGGTGCGGGCGTACGGCTGGAACGTGCTGCTCGGCGACGGCGGGGTGGTCAACCGCTTCCTGGTCGACATCGGGCTGATCGAGGCACCGCTGCGGATGATGTACGGCTTCCCCGCAGTGGTGATCGCCATGGTCCACGTCCTGCTGCCCTTCGCCGTCTTCCCACTGCTCGGCGTCGTCGCCCAGGTGCCGGCCTCGGCCGTCGCGGCCGCCCACGATCTCGGCGCCAACCGGCACCAGGTCTTCTGGCGGGTCACCTTCCCGCTGACCCGGTACGGGGTGGTGCTCAGCCTCCAGCTCTGCTTCGCGTTGACCATCAGCGCGTTCGCCACCCCGGCCCTGCTCGGTGGCGGCCGGGTGCAGGTGCTCAGTGGGCTGGTCTACACCAACGTCGGTGCGGTCGACTGGCCGATGGCGGCCGTGCAGTCGTACGCGCTGCTGTTCATCGCCCTCGCGTTGGTCGGTGTCGTCAGCCTCGCCGCCCGACTGACCGGACGGAGGCGGGGATGA
- a CDS encoding CPCC family cysteine-rich protein, translating to MNDRWVPAACPCCAYRTGGGTCPVCFWTDDGQADADADVVRGGPNGDLSLSHARLNFAVYGACHPRYQDAVRGPRPDELP from the coding sequence GTGAACGATCGCTGGGTTCCCGCCGCCTGCCCCTGCTGCGCGTACCGGACCGGCGGCGGCACCTGTCCGGTCTGCTTCTGGACCGACGACGGTCAGGCCGACGCCGACGCGGACGTGGTCCGTGGCGGCCCCAACGGCGACCTGAGCCTGTCGCACGCCCGGCTGAACTTCGCCGTCTACGGTGCCTGCCACCCCCGCTACCAGGACGCGGTCCGGGGCCCCCGTCCGGACGAGCTGCCCTGA
- a CDS encoding ABC transporter ATP-binding protein: MTSDAIPVAELIDISKSYPGGHASAVRGVNLELREGEFFSLLGPSGCGKSTTLRIVAGLETQTTGTVRIKGEDMGRRPANRRPTNMVFQHLGLFPHLDVAQNIAFGPKLRRVPRERRAADVDRVLELVELSGYQRRYPEQLSGGQQQRVAIARALINRPAVLLLDEPLAALDLNLRHQMQQVLREVQRNSGTTFLFVTHDQTEAMTLSDRIGVMRDGELCQVGGAEDLYRRPADRFVARFIGDANVLEIPVEQGSARIGESAVRVAAEGTGVALSVRPEDVRIRPDTTTAGTTADDPDTPAGTDTPPGLAARITGATYLGPQIRYDLETVDGFALRAVRPANADRLPVGDLVTVRWRPEDAVVLSA; encoded by the coding sequence ATGACATCCGACGCGATTCCCGTCGCCGAGCTCATCGACATCTCCAAGAGTTATCCCGGTGGTCACGCCTCGGCCGTCCGGGGCGTCAACCTCGAACTCCGTGAGGGGGAGTTCTTCTCACTGCTCGGACCGAGCGGCTGCGGCAAGAGCACCACGTTGCGCATCGTCGCCGGCCTGGAGACCCAGACCACCGGCACGGTCAGGATCAAGGGCGAGGACATGGGACGGCGGCCGGCCAACCGCCGACCGACCAACATGGTCTTCCAACACCTCGGCCTCTTCCCCCACCTCGACGTCGCGCAGAACATCGCCTTCGGGCCGAAACTGCGGCGGGTGCCCCGCGAACGACGCGCCGCCGACGTCGACCGGGTCCTCGAACTGGTCGAACTCTCCGGATACCAGCGCCGCTACCCGGAGCAGCTCTCCGGCGGCCAACAGCAACGGGTGGCGATCGCGCGGGCGTTGATCAATCGGCCCGCCGTCCTGCTGCTCGACGAACCGCTGGCCGCGCTCGACCTCAACCTGCGGCACCAGATGCAGCAGGTGCTCCGCGAGGTGCAGCGCAACTCGGGCACCACCTTCCTCTTCGTCACCCACGACCAGACCGAGGCGATGACACTCTCGGACCGCATCGGGGTGATGCGGGACGGGGAACTGTGCCAGGTCGGTGGCGCGGAGGATCTCTACCGTCGTCCGGCCGACCGTTTCGTCGCCCGCTTCATCGGCGACGCCAACGTCCTGGAGATCCCGGTCGAGCAGGGCAGTGCCCGGATCGGCGAGAGCGCGGTGCGGGTGGCCGCCGAGGGCACCGGCGTGGCCCTGTCGGTCCGCCCGGAGGACGTCCGGATCCGGCCGGACACCACGACGGCCGGAACCACCGCCGACGACCCGGACACACCGGCCGGCACCGACACCCCACCGGGACTCGCCGCCCGCATCACCGGCGCCACCTATCTCGGCCCACAGATCCGCTACGACCTGGAGACCGTGGACGGATTCGCGCTCCGCGCGGTCCGCCCGGCGAACGCCGACCGCCTGCCGGTGGGTGACCTGGTCACCGTCCGCTGGCGTCCGGAGGACGCCGTCGTCCTGAGCGCCTGA
- a CDS encoding PotD/PotF family extracellular solute-binding protein, translating into MRQGRISRRSFLAAAAAAATVPALGACGRELDPADQRSDGGGTPGKETVTIFAFLGNRLADMPKAFAEDYMSRHRNVEIKIYEDSNAVGYPKILAARQATPDSPLVNMGFFNSQISAQGDLDGVWNTLDYPSLSNAADVSDTFRRPNSNGIGIGADQIGIVYNTTAITTAPTSWADLWDDRHRGKVTLFDYWWQVVMMAARLNGGSVENMEPGWALWKEKARNIRTLVTANPEWQQVLSNGTADITSCWNGTGLQFKADGAPVDYVVPEEGAIAVPVYLQTVAGNSDNQQEICLDILNEMLSPRWCQMWAETAVQTPANGTVTLPAELAGLPGFQPANVEKLISVDWGLVAENMTAWRSRWDADIKANI; encoded by the coding sequence ATGAGACAAGGTCGGATCAGCCGGAGAAGTTTCCTCGCCGCGGCGGCAGCGGCCGCCACCGTGCCGGCGCTGGGCGCGTGCGGACGCGAACTCGACCCCGCCGACCAGCGGTCGGACGGCGGCGGCACGCCGGGCAAGGAGACCGTCACGATCTTCGCCTTCCTCGGCAACCGGCTCGCCGACATGCCGAAGGCGTTCGCCGAGGACTACATGAGCCGGCACCGGAACGTCGAGATCAAGATCTACGAGGACAGCAACGCCGTCGGCTACCCGAAGATCCTCGCCGCGCGACAGGCCACGCCGGACAGCCCGCTGGTCAACATGGGCTTCTTCAACTCGCAGATCTCCGCCCAGGGCGACCTCGACGGCGTCTGGAACACCCTCGACTACCCGAGCCTCAGCAACGCCGCCGACGTCAGCGACACGTTCCGCCGTCCCAACTCCAACGGCATCGGCATCGGTGCCGACCAGATCGGCATCGTCTACAACACCACGGCGATCACCACCGCCCCGACGAGTTGGGCCGACCTCTGGGACGACCGGCACCGCGGCAAGGTCACCCTCTTCGACTACTGGTGGCAGGTGGTGATGATGGCCGCGCGGCTCAACGGCGGGTCGGTGGAGAACATGGAACCCGGTTGGGCGCTGTGGAAGGAGAAGGCCCGCAACATCCGCACCCTGGTCACCGCCAATCCGGAGTGGCAGCAGGTGCTCAGCAACGGCACCGCCGACATCACGAGCTGCTGGAACGGCACCGGACTCCAGTTCAAGGCCGACGGCGCGCCGGTCGACTACGTGGTGCCGGAGGAAGGCGCCATCGCGGTCCCGGTCTATCTGCAGACCGTGGCCGGCAACAGCGACAACCAGCAGGAGATCTGTCTCGACATCCTCAACGAGATGCTCTCCCCCCGCTGGTGCCAGATGTGGGCGGAGACGGCGGTGCAGACACCCGCCAACGGCACCGTCACCCTTCCGGCCGAACTCGCCGGACTGCCCGGATTCCAGCCGGCGAACGTCGAGAAGCTGATCTCCGTCGACTGGGGTCTGGTCGCCGAGAACATGACCGCCTGGCGGTCCCGCTGGGACGCCGACATCAAGGCGAACATCTGA
- a CDS encoding S-adenosyl-l-methionine hydroxide adenosyltransferase family protein — MDRVVSFTTDYGLTDGFVAACHGVIARLAPTVRVIDVTHLVPPGDVRRGATVLAQTVPYLPGGGVHLAVVDPGVGTARRGVALATPGGLLVGPDNGLLCDAADALGGVRAAVELTDPTWWGARVSATFHGRDVFAPVAARLATGAPMAQAGPAVGPETLVRLPEPVVESTPDGFVAEVLTVDNFGNVQVAASADLLAPLPARLRVRPHDAEPVREAVHGRTFGDAPVGGLVAHADSAGLVALSVNGGRAVDLLGVVPGRLLRVWAAPTDEVPRATRP, encoded by the coding sequence GTGGATCGGGTCGTCTCGTTCACCACCGACTACGGCCTGACCGACGGATTCGTGGCGGCCTGCCACGGGGTGATCGCCCGGCTCGCCCCGACGGTGCGGGTGATCGACGTGACGCACCTGGTGCCACCGGGCGACGTCCGGCGGGGCGCGACGGTGCTCGCCCAGACGGTGCCGTACCTGCCTGGCGGCGGCGTACACCTGGCCGTCGTCGACCCGGGGGTGGGTACGGCCCGGCGGGGTGTCGCGCTGGCCACGCCCGGGGGCCTGCTGGTGGGGCCGGACAACGGCCTGCTGTGCGACGCGGCCGACGCGTTGGGTGGGGTGCGCGCCGCAGTGGAGCTGACCGATCCGACGTGGTGGGGCGCCCGGGTCTCCGCCACGTTCCACGGCCGGGACGTGTTCGCGCCGGTGGCGGCCCGGCTGGCCACGGGTGCGCCGATGGCGCAGGCCGGTCCGGCGGTCGGTCCGGAGACGCTGGTACGCCTGCCGGAGCCGGTGGTCGAGTCGACGCCGGACGGCTTCGTCGCCGAGGTGTTGACCGTGGACAACTTCGGCAACGTGCAGGTGGCGGCGTCGGCCGACCTGCTCGCCCCACTGCCGGCCCGGTTACGGGTACGCCCGCACGACGCCGAGCCGGTGCGGGAGGCGGTGCACGGACGGACGTTCGGCGACGCGCCCGTCGGCGGGCTGGTGGCACATGCCGACTCGGCCGGCCTGGTGGCGCTCTCGGTCAACGGGGGACGCGCTGTGGACCTGCTCGGGGTGGTACCGGGTAGGCTGCTGCGGGTGTGGGCGGCCCCCACCGACGAGGTGCCCCGCGCCACACGCCCGTGA
- a CDS encoding ABC transporter permease, whose product MNRNRAFTLTALLLGLAFLVTPLVFVVVNSFNDSGYGAWPPPGWSLRWYERLAEQDGFGRAALRSLGIAAVAALAAVAAGTAAAVSLTRFRYPGRGLVESLLLAPLIVPKVAIGLGAFILFLQAGFYGSDGALVGLHLVLLLPFTVNIVGGALVRIPLVYEQAARDLGAGPVRAFVSATLPQLRRSLLAAYVLCFMISFDEVDATVFVVSPDQLTLPVSMYQYLQRYQDPTLAALSTILIGATFALVAVVMATAGTSAVSGLHSGRERRR is encoded by the coding sequence ATGAACCGCAACCGGGCCTTCACCCTCACCGCGCTCCTGCTCGGGCTGGCCTTCCTGGTCACCCCGCTGGTCTTCGTCGTGGTCAACTCCTTCAACGACTCCGGCTACGGTGCCTGGCCGCCGCCGGGCTGGTCGTTGCGCTGGTACGAACGCCTCGCCGAGCAGGACGGCTTCGGGCGGGCCGCGCTGCGCAGCCTCGGCATCGCCGCCGTCGCCGCCCTGGCGGCGGTGGCCGCCGGCACCGCCGCCGCGGTCTCGCTGACCCGGTTCCGTTACCCCGGCCGGGGTCTGGTCGAGTCGCTGCTGCTCGCTCCCCTGATCGTGCCGAAGGTCGCGATCGGGCTCGGCGCGTTCATCCTCTTCCTGCAGGCCGGCTTCTACGGCAGCGACGGCGCGTTGGTCGGCCTGCACCTGGTGCTCCTGCTCCCCTTCACCGTCAACATCGTCGGCGGGGCCCTGGTGCGGATTCCCCTGGTCTACGAGCAGGCGGCCCGGGACCTGGGCGCCGGGCCGGTGCGGGCCTTCGTCTCGGCGACCCTGCCCCAGCTACGCCGATCGCTGCTCGCCGCGTACGTGCTCTGTTTCATGATCAGCTTCGACGAGGTGGACGCCACGGTCTTCGTGGTCTCCCCCGACCAGCTCACCCTGCCCGTGTCGATGTACCAGTACCTGCAGCGCTATCAGGACCCCACGCTCGCCGCGCTCTCCACGATCCTGATCGGCGCGACGTTCGCCCTGGTCGCCGTCGTGATGGCGACGGCCGGCACCTCGGCGGTCTCGGGCCTGCACTCAGGGAGGGAACGCCGCCGATGA
- a CDS encoding Fpg/Nei family DNA glycosylase, protein MPEGDTVWNTARVLDRALAGTRLTGSDFRVPRLATTDLTDFAVRECASRGKHLLLRLTAPTSAAPTGVTPAGHTQEHWTLHSHLRMDGTWRTYAPGERWTARPAHLIRVVLRASAATAVGYHLHDVALVPTAEEDHLVGHLGPDLLGADWDPAEAVRRLAAHPDTAVGVALLDQRNLAGVGNLYKCEVLFLRGVHPRTPVRQVPDLDGLVRLAQELLAANRGRWTQSSTGSLRRGQTSYVYGRRAQPCRRCGTAIRKEELGERVTYWCPVCQPVT, encoded by the coding sequence GTGCCCGAAGGTGACACCGTGTGGAACACCGCCCGCGTCCTGGACCGCGCCCTGGCCGGCACCCGGCTGACCGGCAGCGACTTCCGGGTGCCGCGACTGGCCACCACCGACCTGACCGACTTCGCGGTCCGCGAATGCGCCAGCCGGGGCAAACACCTGCTGCTCCGCCTGACCGCCCCCACCAGCGCCGCCCCGACCGGGGTCACTCCCGCCGGCCACACCCAGGAGCACTGGACGCTGCACTCACACCTGCGGATGGACGGCACCTGGCGGACGTACGCGCCGGGGGAACGCTGGACGGCCCGCCCGGCGCACCTGATCCGGGTGGTGTTGCGGGCCTCCGCCGCGACGGCCGTCGGCTACCACCTGCACGACGTGGCGCTGGTGCCCACCGCCGAGGAGGACCACCTGGTCGGGCATCTCGGCCCCGACCTGCTCGGCGCGGACTGGGATCCGGCCGAGGCGGTACGCCGGCTCGCCGCCCATCCGGACACCGCCGTCGGAGTCGCCCTGCTCGACCAGCGCAACCTGGCCGGGGTCGGCAACCTCTACAAGTGCGAGGTGCTGTTCCTGCGCGGCGTGCATCCGCGTACGCCGGTCCGACAGGTGCCCGACCTCGACGGCCTGGTCCGGCTGGCGCAGGAGCTGTTGGCCGCGAACCGGGGGCGGTGGACACAGAGCAGCACCGGATCGTTGCGGCGGGGCCAGACCAGCTACGTCTACGGACGCCGGGCACAGCCCTGCCGCCGCTGCGGCACCGCGATCCGTAAGGAGGAGCTGGGCGAACGGGTCACCTACTGGTGTCCCGTCTGCCAGCCCGTCACCTGA